A window of the Dioscorea cayenensis subsp. rotundata cultivar TDr96_F1 chromosome 14, TDr96_F1_v2_PseudoChromosome.rev07_lg8_w22 25.fasta, whole genome shotgun sequence genome harbors these coding sequences:
- the LOC120276271 gene encoding 1-acyl-sn-glycerol-3-phosphate acyltransferase BAT2, chloroplastic-like isoform X3, producing METLPWRKPCFSFARSPLISSPSPSIRFSNLPRCSLNGNLFLLPLTLTRRPSQFDPKFQFAALKHTIPRRSTVVWSSQGGAAAYPLSGFQFGSRIRGICFYMVTAVVAIFLFVAMVLAHPFVLLFDRHRRKIHHFIAKLWAALTIAPFYEIEFEGLENLPAGDASAVYVSNHLSFLDIYTLLTLGRCFKFISKRGIFLFPIIGWAMYLLGVIPLRRMDSRSQLDCLKRCIELIKKGASVFFFPEGTRSKDGKLGAFKKGAFSVAAKTGAPVVPITLMGTGELMPAGMEGVVNSASAKVVIHKPIEGSNADSLCNEARNVIADTLLLHGYDVHHNV from the exons ATGGAGACGCTTCCATGGCGGAAGCCCTGCTTCTCCTTCGCTCGCTCTCCCCTCATCTCCTCTCCCTCTCCATCCATTCGATTCTCCAACCTCCCCCGTTGCTCCCTTAATGGTAATCTCTTCTTATTGCCTCTTACTCTTACTCGGAGGCCGTCCCAATTCGATCCCAAATTCCAATTCGCTGCTCTGAAGCACACGATTCCGCGCAGGAGCACCGTGGTTTGGTCCTCCCAGGGCGGCGCCGCCGCTTATCCTTTATCAG GGTTCCAATTTGGTTCAAGAATCAGGGGGATTTGCTTCTATATGGTGACTGCTGTAGTTGCGATCTTCTTGTTTGTGGCGATGGTGTTGGCGCACCCGTTCGTGCTCCTCTTTGATCGGCACCGACGAAAGATCCATCATTTCATTGCGAAGTTATGGGCAGCATTGACTATAGCTCCGTTCTATGAGATTGAGTTTGAGGGACTTGAGAATCTGCCCGCCGGTGATGCTTCGGCTGTCTATGTCTCCAATCATCTGAGCTTCTTGGACATATATACGCTGTTGACTCTTGGAAGGTGTTTTAAGTTCATCAGCAAAAGGGGCATTTTCTTGTTTCCTATTATTGGGTGGGCGATGTACCTCCTAGGTGTCATTCCATTGCGCCGAATGGATAGCAGGAGTCAGCTG GATTGTCTCAAACGATGTATAGAATTGATAAAGAAAGGCGCATCTGTGTTTTTCTTTCCAGAGGGAACTCGTAGTAAAGATGGAAAATTAGGGGCCTTTAAG AAAGGTGCATTTTCTGTTGCTGCGAAGACTGGAGCACCAGTTGTACCTATTACACTAATGGGAACTGGAGAACTTATGCCTGCAGGAATGGAGGGTGTAGTGAATTCAGCTTCAGCTAAAGTTGTAATTCACAAGCCTATAGAAGGATCAAATGCAGATTCATTATGCAACGAAGCTAGAAATGTTATAGCCGATACACTTCTCCTTCATGGTTATGATGTGCATCACAATGTCTGA
- the LOC120276271 gene encoding 1-acyl-sn-glycerol-3-phosphate acyltransferase BAT2, chloroplastic-like isoform X1, with translation METLPWRKPCFSFARSPLISSPSPSIRFSNLPRCSLNGNLFLLPLTLTRRPSQFDPKFQFAALKHTIPRRSTVVWSSQGGAAAYPLSGFQFGSRIRGICFYMVTAVVAIFLFVAMVLAHPFVLLFDRHRRKIHHFIAKLWAALTIAPFYEIEFEGLENLPAGDASAVYVSNHLSFLDIYTLLTLGRCFKFISKRGIFLFPIIGWAMYLLGVIPLRRMDSRSQLDCLKRCIELIKKGASVFFFPEGTRSKDGKLGAFKDKLCKILQKGAFSVAAKTGAPVVPITLMGTGELMPAGMEGVVNSASAKVVIHKPIEGSNADSLCNEARNVIADTLLLHGYDVHHNV, from the exons ATGGAGACGCTTCCATGGCGGAAGCCCTGCTTCTCCTTCGCTCGCTCTCCCCTCATCTCCTCTCCCTCTCCATCCATTCGATTCTCCAACCTCCCCCGTTGCTCCCTTAATGGTAATCTCTTCTTATTGCCTCTTACTCTTACTCGGAGGCCGTCCCAATTCGATCCCAAATTCCAATTCGCTGCTCTGAAGCACACGATTCCGCGCAGGAGCACCGTGGTTTGGTCCTCCCAGGGCGGCGCCGCCGCTTATCCTTTATCAG GGTTCCAATTTGGTTCAAGAATCAGGGGGATTTGCTTCTATATGGTGACTGCTGTAGTTGCGATCTTCTTGTTTGTGGCGATGGTGTTGGCGCACCCGTTCGTGCTCCTCTTTGATCGGCACCGACGAAAGATCCATCATTTCATTGCGAAGTTATGGGCAGCATTGACTATAGCTCCGTTCTATGAGATTGAGTTTGAGGGACTTGAGAATCTGCCCGCCGGTGATGCTTCGGCTGTCTATGTCTCCAATCATCTGAGCTTCTTGGACATATATACGCTGTTGACTCTTGGAAGGTGTTTTAAGTTCATCAGCAAAAGGGGCATTTTCTTGTTTCCTATTATTGGGTGGGCGATGTACCTCCTAGGTGTCATTCCATTGCGCCGAATGGATAGCAGGAGTCAGCTG GATTGTCTCAAACGATGTATAGAATTGATAAAGAAAGGCGCATCTGTGTTTTTCTTTCCAGAGGGAACTCGTAGTAAAGATGGAAAATTAGGGGCCTTTAAG GATAAACTGTGTAAGATCTTGCAGAAAGGTGCATTTTCTGTTGCTGCGAAGACTGGAGCACCAGTTGTACCTATTACACTAATGGGAACTGGAGAACTTATGCCTGCAGGAATGGAGGGTGTAGTGAATTCAGCTTCAGCTAAAGTTGTAATTCACAAGCCTATAGAAGGATCAAATGCAGATTCATTATGCAACGAAGCTAGAAATGTTATAGCCGATACACTTCTCCTTCATGGTTATGATGTGCATCACAATGTCTGA
- the LOC120275329 gene encoding heavy metal-associated isoprenylated plant protein 9-like, with amino-acid sequence MGEAKPEEKKEETKDQEMKEEKTEEKNVEANTSPPNPVILFVDLHCVGCAKKIERTILKYRGVEEVEINMVQNQVTVKGIVDPQALCSRIQKKTRRNAKIMSPVPPADQGDTNKPDIVVESQVNGTVPTVELLVNMHCDACAQTLQKKILEIRGVQRVEAELKSGKVIVTGTIEAEKLVDYIHRRTGKIAKPITPPKEEVKIEDDKPPEEKKEEKHDEEGMKKEDDTEEKKDEKEPTVAQEQESSAVGDEKKQEGYAEGGNNNTTVVSEEDMVKKAMNWSPFYMIERLPPPQIFSDENPNACCIS; translated from the exons ATGGGTGAAGCAAAGccagaagagaagaaagaagagacaAAAGATCAGGAGATGAAAGAAGAGAAAACTGAGGAGAAGAATGTGGAAGCTAATACATCTCCTCCAAATCCAGTTATCTTGTTTGTGGACTTGCACTGTGTAGGGTGTGCCAAGAAGATAGAAAGAACCATCCTGAAGTATAGAG GTGTTGAAGAGGTGGAGATAAACATGGTGCAAAACCAAGTGACAGTAAAAGGAATAGTGGATCCTCAAGCTTTATGCTCTAGAATACAAAAGAAGACAAGAAGGAATGCCAAAATTATGTCTCCAGTTCCACCAGCTGATCAGGGAGACACCAACAAACCAGATATAGTGGTTGAATCCCAG GTGAATGGAACAGTACCAACAGTTGAGCTACTTGTCAACATGCATTGTGATGCCTGTGCTCAAACGTTGCAGAAAAAGATACTAGAGATAAGAG GTGTTCAGAGAGTAGAGGCTGAGCTCAAGTCTGGTAAAGTGATAGTAACTGGGACAATAGAGGCTGAGAAACTTGTAGACTACATTCATCGGCGCACTGGAAAGATAGCTAAACCCATAACTCCACCAAAGGAAGAGGTTAAGATAGAGGATGACAAACCTCCtgaagagaagaaggaagagaagcaTGATGAGGAGGGgatgaagaaagaagatgacACAGAGGAAAAGAAGGATGAGAAAGAACCAACAGTAGCACAAGAACAAGAGAGTAGTGCTGTTGGAGATGAGAAAAAGCAGGAAGGTTATGCAGAAGGTGGCAACAATAATACTACTGTTGTTAGTGAAGAAGACATGGTTAAGAAGGCGATGAACTGGAGTCCATTTTACATGATTGAAAGATTGCCTCCACCACAGATCTTCAGTGATGAGAATCCAAATGCTTGTTGTATCTCGTAG
- the LOC120275221 gene encoding heavy metal-associated isoprenylated plant protein 30-like: MPTPLGRTINSFFSTIEHCFTIKPSKHHPTTSYINYYQRSSFDMPKGRPLSLQTTVLKVRMCCAGCERVVKNAILHLRGVDSVEVDLAMEKVTVTGYIDRNKILKAVRRSGKKAEFWPNPDIPLYFTSAKNYWRDEESFRESYNYYRHGYNGDKHGNVPVPHRGEDPVSNMFNDDDVNACSVM; this comes from the exons atgcccACACCTTTAGGAAGGACCATAAACTCTTTCTTTTCCACCATTGAGCATTGTTTCACTATCAAACCCTCTAAACACCACCCTACCACCAGCTACATCAACTATTATCAAAGAAGCAGCTTCGACATGCCTAAAGGACGTCCTCTCTCTTTGCAG ACCACTGTCCTCAAAGTGAGGATGTGTTGTGCTGGCTGCGAAAGGGTTGTCAAGAACGCAATACTCCATCTCCGAG GTGTTGATTCTGTGGAAGTAGACCTGGCCATGGAGAAAGTGACCGTGACCGGATACATAGATAGGAACAAGATATTGAAGGCGGTGCGCCGGAGTGGCAAGAAGGCTGAGTTCTGGCCAAACCCTGACATTCCACTCTACTTCACCTCAGCCAAAAACTACTGGAGAGATGAGGAATCATTCAGAGAGAGTTATAACTACTATAGGCATGGTTACAATGGTGACAAGCATGGTAACGTGCCAGTGCCACACCGTGGTGAAGACCCTGTTAGTAATATgtttaatgatgatgatgtgaatgCTTGCAGTGTTATGTGA
- the LOC120275934 gene encoding uncharacterized protein LOC120275934 → MILVSIVAELLEEYTVLVARVLEQLLREAPFPRRMRFLMLRSLPFASPPRALLPASPTAAVLAIAAAR, encoded by the coding sequence ATGATACTTGTGTCCATTGTTGCTGAGTTGTTGGAAGAGTACACAGTGCTGGTTGCCAGGGTGCTGGAGCAGTTGCTCCGTGAAGCACCGTTTCCACGCCGCATGCGCTTCCTCATGCTCCGAAGCTTGCCTTTTGCCTCCCCTCCACGCGCTCTCTTGCCTGCTTCTCCGACGGCTGCCGTCCTGGCCATCGCTGCTGCCCGCTGA
- the LOC120275362 gene encoding uncharacterized protein LOC120275362 gives MNLEMVRMMHSWFTLPPLHAAFHHEWDLKNITTTFFKCTRWQVEETTDIINCPYHYFCSSTYPGNYSSAVDFAVLLFSLVSYASTAIFTAMEFRRSRTNQKRRYLLPSGPICLPLMLLILSKGYRINTVFPLMHTGPALLQLVHLSALAFQNQVDNSLQYAILEASTVSGILHASLYLDSVILPYYTGLEALTKSTFSGECSTCVCRREALMVGGKLVFYRGWSRTTWAVVGTLCSRMLCRICGGEKVALLIKQMAQVMSWIFIAWDAMYLTIGIPQSGVLSLGIYGGICFLIFLNIFRKVGCFLVWLRRAVYPMKKMKDFNHLDV, from the coding sequence ATGAATCTAGAGATGGTGAGGATGATGCATAGCTGGTTCACATTGCCACCTTTGCATGCAGCTTTCCACCATGAATGGGATTTGAAGAACATCACCACAACCTTCTTCAAATGCACCAGATGGCAAGTTGAGGAAACCACAGACATCATCAACTGTCCTTACCACTACTTCTGCAGCAGTACTTATCCTGGAAACTACTCTTCTGCTGTGGACTTTGCAGTGCTTTTGTTCTCCCTTGTTTCCTATGCCTCAACTGCAATCTTCACGGCAATGGAGTTCAGAAGAAGTAGGACAAACCAGAAGAGAAGATATCTCTTGCCTTCAGGTCCAATATGTCTTCCATTAATGCTGTTGATTCTCTCAAAAGGTTACAGAATTAACACTGTATTTCCTCTCATGCACACTGGTCCTGCACTTCTCCAACTTGTTCATCTCTCAGCTCTTGCCTTCCAAAACCAAGTTGACAACAGTTTACAGTATGCAATACTTGAAGCTTCAACGGTTTCTGGAATTCTGCATGCTAGTTTGTATTTGGATTCTGTCATCTTGCCTTACTACACAGGATTGGAAGCACTAACAAAGTCGACGTTTTCCGGTGAGTGTTCGACGTGTGTGTGCAGGAGAGAGGCTCTGATGGTGGGAGGAAAGCTGGTCTTTTACAGAGGGTGGTCAAGGACAACATGGGCAGTTGTTGGCACTCTTTGTTCAAGAATGTTGTGTAGGATTTGTGGGGGAGAGAAGGTTGCTTTGTTGATCAAACAAATGGCACAAGTTATGAGTTGGATTTTCATTGCATGGGATGCAATGTACTTGACCATTGGTATTCCACAGAGTGGAGTTCTTAGTTTGGGTATTTATGGAGGGatttgtttcttgatttttcttaatattttcaGAAAGGTTGGATGTTTCCTGGTTTGGCTAAGAAGAGCAGTCTAtccaatgaagaagatgaaagattTCAATCATTTGGATGTTTAG
- the LOC120275363 gene encoding heavy metal-associated isoprenylated plant protein 30, producing the protein MANLQIVPAGKKVEAQYVEMMVPLYSYGCEKKVKKTLAHLRGIHSVHVDYELQKVTVWGICNKDHVLATIKKKRREARFWEQKEANESAEIEAKNDMDEDQEASRSTINVAVPSRSFKFRKSWKRLLPTLVLY; encoded by the exons ATGGCAAACTTGCAGATAGTTCCAGCAGGAAAGAAGGTTGAGGCTCAGTATGTGGAGATGATGGTTCCATTATATTCATATGGTTGTGAAAAGAAGGTGAAGAAAACCTTAGCACACTTGAGAG ggATTCATTCAGTTCATGTAGATTATGAGCTTCAGAAGGTAACAGTGTGGGGGATATGCAACAAAGATCATGTTCTTGCCACCattaagaagaagagaagagaagcaaGGTTTTGGGAACAAAAAGAAGCCAATGAGAGTGCTGAGATTGAGGCAAAGAATGACAtggatgaagatcaagaagcTTCTCGGAGTACTATTAATGTTGCAGTGCCTTCACGTAGCTTTAAGTTTAGGAAATCATGGAAGAGGCTTCTTCCAACTCTGGTTCTCTACTAG
- the LOC120276271 gene encoding 1-acyl-sn-glycerol-3-phosphate acyltransferase BAT2, chloroplastic-like isoform X2: METLPWRKPCFSFARSPLISSPSPSIRFSNLPRCSLNGNLFLLPLTLTRRPSQFDPKFQFAALKHTIPRRSTVVWSSQGGAAAYPLSGFQFGSRIRGICFYMVTAVVAIFLFVAMVLAHPFVLLFDRHRRKIHHFIAKLWAALTIAPFYEIEFEGLENLPAGDASAVYVSNHLSFLDIYTLLTLGRCFKFISKRGIFLFPIIGWAMYLLGVIPLRRMDSRSQLDCLKRCIELIKKGASVFFFPEGTRSKDGKLGAFKILQKGAFSVAAKTGAPVVPITLMGTGELMPAGMEGVVNSASAKVVIHKPIEGSNADSLCNEARNVIADTLLLHGYDVHHNV; encoded by the exons ATGGAGACGCTTCCATGGCGGAAGCCCTGCTTCTCCTTCGCTCGCTCTCCCCTCATCTCCTCTCCCTCTCCATCCATTCGATTCTCCAACCTCCCCCGTTGCTCCCTTAATGGTAATCTCTTCTTATTGCCTCTTACTCTTACTCGGAGGCCGTCCCAATTCGATCCCAAATTCCAATTCGCTGCTCTGAAGCACACGATTCCGCGCAGGAGCACCGTGGTTTGGTCCTCCCAGGGCGGCGCCGCCGCTTATCCTTTATCAG GGTTCCAATTTGGTTCAAGAATCAGGGGGATTTGCTTCTATATGGTGACTGCTGTAGTTGCGATCTTCTTGTTTGTGGCGATGGTGTTGGCGCACCCGTTCGTGCTCCTCTTTGATCGGCACCGACGAAAGATCCATCATTTCATTGCGAAGTTATGGGCAGCATTGACTATAGCTCCGTTCTATGAGATTGAGTTTGAGGGACTTGAGAATCTGCCCGCCGGTGATGCTTCGGCTGTCTATGTCTCCAATCATCTGAGCTTCTTGGACATATATACGCTGTTGACTCTTGGAAGGTGTTTTAAGTTCATCAGCAAAAGGGGCATTTTCTTGTTTCCTATTATTGGGTGGGCGATGTACCTCCTAGGTGTCATTCCATTGCGCCGAATGGATAGCAGGAGTCAGCTG GATTGTCTCAAACGATGTATAGAATTGATAAAGAAAGGCGCATCTGTGTTTTTCTTTCCAGAGGGAACTCGTAGTAAAGATGGAAAATTAGGGGCCTTTAAG ATCTTGCAGAAAGGTGCATTTTCTGTTGCTGCGAAGACTGGAGCACCAGTTGTACCTATTACACTAATGGGAACTGGAGAACTTATGCCTGCAGGAATGGAGGGTGTAGTGAATTCAGCTTCAGCTAAAGTTGTAATTCACAAGCCTATAGAAGGATCAAATGCAGATTCATTATGCAACGAAGCTAGAAATGTTATAGCCGATACACTTCTCCTTCATGGTTATGATGTGCATCACAATGTCTGA